CCATGGCAACGGCCACCTCTTTGCCCACGCGGCGGAAGATGTCGTCCACCCAGAGCTCGCCGCTGCTGAGGCCCTGAACGGCAATCGCCGCGCTTTGAACCGCGGCATTCCCGCCCATGGCGGTGACGATTGGTATGAACGTGGCGAGCACGACGGCCTGCTGCAGTGCGCCTTCGAACGTCGTGATCACGCTCCCGGACAGTCCGGAGCCGATGAGCCCGACGATGAGCCAGGGCAGACGGCCGCGGCTGATCCGGAAGATGGTATCGGACGTGCCCTCATCGCCCGTCAGACCACTCATGATCTGGATGTCCTCTTCGGCCTCGTCGCGAATAACGTCCACGACGTCATCGATGGTGATGCGACCCATGAGGCGTCCGTGCTCGTCCAGCACCGGAACGGACACGAGGTCGTAGCGCTGCACGATCCGGCCAACCTCCTCCTGATCGACGCCGGTGGTGACGGAGATGAAGTCCGTTTCCATGACGTCGCGCACGAGGACGTCGGCGGGCGACAGCAGCAGTTGCTTCAATGAAAGGACGCCAACGAGGGTGCCGTCGGACTCGGTGACGTATGCCGTGTACAGTTCGTCGACCTCTTCGGACGAGCGCCGGACCTGCTCGGTGGCTTCCGCAAAGGTCCACCCCGGGCGAATGGCGACGAACTCGCGGGCCATGAGCCCACCGGCCGTCTCCTCGCCGTAGTCGAGCAGTTCGGTGAGGTCCTCGGTGTCCTCGAGCGTCGGTAGGAGGTCGAGCGCCATCTCCTCCGGCAAGTCGGCCAGGACATCGGCTGCGTCATCGGTGTCCAACGCGTCGAGGAGCTGCGTCAGGCTGTGCTGCGGCAGGTCTTCGAGCAGGGAGGCACGGAACGTGTCCTCGAGCTCGGCGACGGTGTCTCCGGCCGTCTCCGGGGGCAGCCAGCGCAGGAGCCGACGCGCTTCATCAAACGGCAGGTGCCGCAGCAGGAGCGCGATGTCGGCCGGGTACAGGTCGGCGATCAGGTTGAGCACCATGCCGCGCTGCCCGTGCGAGAGGAGCGCAGTAAAATCGTCGACGACGCCGGCATCGACCTCGAGGAGTCCGGCGGGACGGTCTTCGGTAGGAGTGTCGGGCGCGGCGGAGGGCATGCGGAGGAGCGGTTGGGACGTGTTGCCGGATTTGAGATGCTGTGCTGAGCCTGGACGGTGGTGCTATCTTCTTGTAGCGGGTCGACTGCGGTCGACCCGTACTTGGATTGAAGCGAGTGCGCTCGGGGAAAAACCGGAATCAGGCGAAAAAAGGTAAGCGGTACGTGGGTCGACTGCGATCTACCCGCACGTGGGCTCCACCGCCTCGGCATCTAGATTGGCCTGGCGGCTTACGAGGGGAGGCTGTCGGTTTTGCCGTGGAGGTAGCGGGCGAGGTCGGCGAAGTCGGCGGGCGAGAGCGCCTCGGCGCGTTTGCGGCCGATCTCTTCAGGGAGGTCGCGTTCAGTGGTCCAGGCGCTGAGGCTGTTTCGCAGCATTTTGCGGCGCTGGTTGAACGCGTCCTGAACGATCGGGCGGACCTCGTCCAGCGTCAGATTAACCGGCCCCGCGTCTGCATCGAACGTCACGTGCAAAACGGCACTCGTGACGTCAGGTTGCGGATAGAAGACGTGGCGCGAAACGGTGAACGCATAGTGCGGACTCGCAAACAGCTGAAGCAGCACGCTGAGGATCCCGTACGCCTTGGTCCTCGGCTCCGCCACGATCCGCTCGGCGACTTCCTTCTGCATCGTCAGCACGGCTTCCGCAACGTGCCCGCGCGCCTCCAGCAGGGCGAAAAGGATTTCTGTGGTGAGATAATACGGCGTGTTGCTGATCACGTGCAGTGGTCGCCCCCGCTCTTCGGCCACGGCCTCCCAATCCACCTC
The nucleotide sequence above comes from Longibacter salinarum. Encoded proteins:
- the mgtE gene encoding magnesium transporter — protein: MPSAAPDTPTEDRPAGLLEVDAGVVDDFTALLSHGQRGMVLNLIADLYPADIALLLRHLPFDEARRLLRWLPPETAGDTVAELEDTFRASLLEDLPQHSLTQLLDALDTDDAADVLADLPEEMALDLLPTLEDTEDLTELLDYGEETAGGLMAREFVAIRPGWTFAEATEQVRRSSEEVDELYTAYVTESDGTLVGVLSLKQLLLSPADVLVRDVMETDFISVTTGVDQEEVGRIVQRYDLVSVPVLDEHGRLMGRITIDDVVDVIRDEAEEDIQIMSGLTGDEGTSDTIFRISRGRLPWLIVGLIGSGLSGSVITTFEGALQQAVVLATFIPIVTAMGGNAAVQSAAIAVQGLSSGELWVDDIFRRVGKEVAVAMVNGAVVAALLCTAVAVFDLGDPSLLVATLGLTMLTISVMATTNGALIPFILTRFGIDPASAMGPFVTTLNDILGLTVYFLIASYIYL
- the rsmA gene encoding 16S rRNA (adenine(1518)-N(6)/adenine(1519)-N(6))-dimethyltransferase RsmA; this translates as MPDRVPFRPKQSLGQNFIHDPNMIAKIVDTLEAPPDAAVVEVGAGTGALTERLVAKYDNLLAVEVDERAVEVLRGTLPELDVREQDVREVDWEAVAEERGRPLHVISNTPYYLTTEILFALLEARGHVAEAVLTMQKEVAERIVAEPRTKAYGILSVLLQLFASPHYAFTVSRHVFYPQPDVTSAVLHVTFDADAGPVNLTLDEVRPIVQDAFNQRRKMLRNSLSAWTTERDLPEEIGRKRAEALSPADFADLARYLHGKTDSLPS